A window of the Roseovarius sp. S88 genome harbors these coding sequences:
- the ppsR gene encoding transcriptional regulator PpsR, translating to MTRERRKSERLRAGALPDPSSVQGIVELAADLAVYLSPAGDVEGISVNPDCPSLGCLDHWVGRNFNSFLTVESVAKLDERIAEMRADANMTPRWIEINHVDNATWEFPIRYSIHRIYGGDHLLLLGRDMQPIAEVQQRLVSEQLARERDQQLLRGEQTFYNVALEASETGLIMLEPESGKIRDLNSSAALLLGTKASTLTGSSLAQAFEGRKREELLDALSSAARTDEAKGVDLVARRNGHSLTVYPDYFRAAGQLFILCRLVPVDANMATSADVAQSTALLFASTSDAIVLTDGKGTIREANESFLIMADAAQMRDVRGTSFSDYLARGSVDMKIMLEAALKKGRLSNYATKITSLTGTRTGVDISASHLESHGGDFGYGFVIRGVSSNTAADGEAPTSAVNEDAMKNVMDLVGTASLKELVSATSDVIEKLCIETAVQLTGNNRVAAAEMLGLSRQSLYVKLRKHGLMNADSDDIS from the coding sequence GTGACCCGGGAAAGACGTAAATCGGAACGATTGCGCGCTGGCGCGTTGCCAGATCCGTCCAGCGTTCAGGGCATTGTGGAACTGGCCGCTGATCTGGCGGTGTACCTGTCGCCTGCCGGTGATGTTGAGGGGATTTCAGTCAATCCCGATTGTCCATCCCTGGGGTGTCTCGATCACTGGGTTGGGCGCAATTTCAACTCATTCCTGACCGTGGAAAGCGTGGCCAAGCTGGACGAACGTATCGCCGAGATGCGTGCCGATGCCAATATGACGCCGCGCTGGATCGAGATTAATCACGTGGATAACGCCACTTGGGAATTTCCGATCCGGTATTCGATTCATCGCATTTATGGCGGCGATCATCTTCTGCTTCTGGGGCGTGACATGCAGCCCATCGCAGAGGTGCAGCAACGCCTGGTGTCCGAACAGCTGGCGCGCGAGCGGGATCAACAACTCCTGCGCGGAGAGCAAACATTTTACAATGTTGCACTTGAGGCGTCCGAAACCGGGTTGATCATGCTTGAGCCCGAGAGTGGTAAAATCCGGGATTTGAATTCATCTGCGGCGCTTTTGTTGGGCACCAAGGCCTCCACTTTGACAGGATCGTCTCTGGCGCAGGCGTTTGAGGGGCGCAAGCGCGAAGAGCTTTTGGATGCGCTGTCCAGCGCGGCGCGGACAGATGAGGCAAAGGGCGTTGATCTGGTGGCGCGGCGCAATGGCCATTCATTGACGGTTTACCCAGACTATTTTCGGGCCGCCGGACAGCTTTTTATTCTTTGTCGACTGGTGCCGGTTGATGCAAACATGGCCACCAGTGCTGATGTTGCACAATCCACCGCTCTTTTGTTTGCGTCGACCAGCGATGCAATCGTTCTGACCGATGGCAAGGGCACGATACGAGAGGCCAACGAGTCCTTTCTGATCATGGCCGATGCCGCACAGATGCGAGACGTGCGCGGTACCTCCTTTTCAGACTATCTGGCGCGTGGATCTGTGGATATGAAGATCATGCTTGAAGCCGCGCTCAAGAAGGGGCGGCTGAGCAATTACGCCACCAAGATTACCAGCTTGACTGGAACGCGAACAGGCGTGGATATCTCCGCGTCACATCTTGAGAGCCATGGTGGAGACTTTGGATATGGGTTTGTCATTCGCGGTGTTTCGTCCAACACCGCGGCGGACGGTGAGGCCCCCACCAGTGCGGTCAATGAAGATGCCATGAAAAATGTTATGGACCTGGTGGGAACTGCATCTTTGAAAGAATTGGTTTCGGCCACATCGGACGTTATTGAAAAGCTCTGTATTGAGACGGCTGTGCAATTGACGGGCAACAATCGTGTCGCGGCCGCCGAAATGTTGGGTCTGTCGCGACAAAGCCTCTATGTGAAGCTACGTAAACATGGTCTGATGAATGCCGACAGTGACGATATATCCTGA
- a CDS encoding cobalamin B12-binding domain-containing protein has translation MDDPSSYKALGLSEMQRPAIRFLVESALRTVMTNTANQEPKTRDEWIKRLCDALMSEAESSYHSVVAALIATGVTQEEVFQSYVPAAARYLGELWVSDQASFVDVTVAASRLQSLFRQQEGRIATRWTDRSVPLGQSVLVAIPEFEQHALGAFVAADNLRRHGLWVHMAIGLKNVELAELISSQRFAMIGISIATPGAVEQTTDLVDYIRSNTSHTPPIVIGGRMVEENKKLVLRTGADFAVRTARDAIEKCGLASVAEALPFSGIS, from the coding sequence GTGGACGATCCGTCATCATATAAAGCGCTGGGTCTCTCCGAGATGCAGCGGCCTGCGATCCGGTTCCTTGTTGAATCCGCGTTGCGCACTGTGATGACGAACACTGCCAACCAAGAACCGAAAACGCGGGACGAGTGGATCAAGCGCCTGTGCGATGCTCTGATGTCAGAAGCAGAGTCCAGTTATCATTCGGTCGTGGCCGCACTGATCGCGACGGGTGTGACGCAAGAAGAGGTGTTTCAATCCTATGTCCCGGCCGCGGCGCGGTATCTTGGTGAGCTTTGGGTCAGCGACCAGGCCAGTTTCGTGGATGTCACAGTGGCCGCATCACGTCTGCAAAGCCTGTTCCGCCAGCAAGAAGGGCGTATTGCAACGCGCTGGACAGATCGCAGCGTGCCTTTGGGGCAATCGGTTCTGGTGGCGATCCCGGAATTTGAACAACACGCGCTGGGGGCTTTTGTTGCGGCGGATAACCTGCGCCGGCACGGGTTGTGGGTGCATATGGCCATCGGGTTGAAGAACGTGGAGCTGGCCGAGCTTATCAGTTCGCAGCGTTTTGCGATGATTGGCATTTCGATTGCAACGCCGGGCGCGGTTGAACAAACCACAGATTTGGTGGATTACATTCGATCAAACACAAGCCATACGCCACCGATTGTTATTGGCGGTCGCATGGTTGAGGAGAATAAAAAGCTTGTGCTACGTACAGGCGCAGATTTTGCTGTTCGCACAGCGAGAGACGCGATTGAAAAGTGCGGGCTTGCGAGTGTGGCCGAGGCGTTACCATTCAGCGGTATAAGCTGA
- the bchF gene encoding 2-vinyl bacteriochlorophyllide hydratase — MTPDMADGHKRVALYTAEQRARRDATVWTTVQGVLAPAQFLVFVVSLILVLRYLATGLGYEVATWSILIKTGFLYLIMITGAIWEKVVFDQYLFAEPFFWEDVFSFAVIALHTAYIWALLTGALSPVGLMLLALAAYAAYVINAGQFLLKLRAARLQSEAMA, encoded by the coding sequence ATGACGCCGGATATGGCAGACGGGCACAAGCGTGTTGCACTTTACACGGCTGAGCAACGTGCGCGCCGCGACGCAACGGTCTGGACCACGGTTCAGGGCGTTCTGGCTCCGGCACAGTTTCTGGTCTTTGTTGTGTCCCTGATCCTCGTCTTGCGTTACCTCGCGACTGGCTTGGGTTATGAGGTCGCAACATGGTCGATACTCATCAAAACCGGCTTCCTTTACCTGATCATGATCACCGGAGCGATTTGGGAAAAAGTTGTTTTTGATCAATATCTTTTCGCCGAGCCTTTCTTCTGGGAAGACGTCTTTAGCTTTGCTGTGATCGCTCTGCACACGGCTTATATTTGGGCGCTATTGACCGGCGCACTGTCTCCGGTCGGCCTGATGCTTCTCGCACTCGCGGCCTACGCAGCTTACGTCATCAACGCCGGTCAATTCCTGCTCAAACTACGTGCCGCTCGGCTTCAATCCGAGGCCATGGCATGA
- a CDS encoding ferredoxin:protochlorophyllide reductase (ATP-dependent) subunit N: protein MNSHAPPPGPRGCLDTPVLKQRGQHEVFCGLTGIIWLHRKMQDAFFLVVGSRTCAHLLQSAAGVMIFAEPRFGTAILEETDLAGLADAQEELEREVARLLERRKDIRQLFLVGSCPSEVIKLDLARAAEKLSAQYAPHVRVLNYSGSGIETTFTEGEDACLAAMVPALPETDERQLLVVGALPDVVEDQMLDLLGKLGIDNVKVLPARRADSTLAVGPNTVFALTQPFLGGSLAALGRRGARHIPAPFPFGEEGTTSWLRAVAMEFGVDLTLFDTVTHAPRARAKKAIAKAAEHLDGKSVFFFPDSQMEIPLARFLTRECGMEAIEVGAPFIHKGVVGPDLELLAEGPTLAEGQDVDLQLERCRAAQPDLTVCGLGLANPLEAEGLTTKWAIELVFTPVHFYEQAGDLAGLFSRPIHRRNALRLEAAE, encoded by the coding sequence ATGAACTCGCATGCGCCCCCTCCTGGCCCACGTGGTTGCCTCGACACACCAGTTCTCAAACAACGTGGACAGCATGAGGTGTTCTGCGGTCTGACGGGAATCATCTGGCTGCATCGCAAGATGCAGGATGCGTTTTTCCTGGTTGTTGGTTCCAGAACGTGCGCGCATCTGCTTCAATCTGCGGCTGGGGTGATGATTTTTGCCGAACCGCGCTTTGGCACGGCGATCCTTGAAGAAACCGATCTTGCAGGCCTTGCCGATGCGCAGGAAGAGCTTGAGCGGGAAGTCGCCCGTTTGCTCGAACGGCGCAAGGATATTCGCCAGCTTTTCCTCGTGGGCTCCTGCCCGTCCGAGGTCATCAAGCTGGACCTCGCCCGCGCCGCTGAGAAGCTCTCGGCGCAATATGCCCCGCATGTGCGGGTGCTCAACTATTCCGGCTCTGGTATCGAAACCACCTTCACCGAAGGGGAAGATGCCTGTCTTGCCGCAATGGTTCCGGCCCTGCCGGAAACTGATGAACGCCAGCTCCTTGTCGTTGGCGCTCTTCCCGATGTCGTAGAGGATCAAATGCTTGATCTTCTTGGCAAACTTGGGATCGACAATGTCAAAGTGCTGCCAGCGCGACGCGCCGACAGCACCTTGGCGGTCGGTCCGAATACTGTGTTTGCACTAACCCAGCCATTCCTGGGCGGCTCCCTCGCCGCGTTAGGAAGGCGCGGGGCGCGTCACATTCCAGCGCCTTTCCCGTTCGGCGAAGAAGGCACGACTTCGTGGCTTCGCGCCGTGGCAATGGAATTCGGTGTCGACCTCACCCTGTTCGACACTGTAACACACGCGCCCCGCGCACGTGCAAAAAAGGCCATCGCGAAGGCTGCGGAGCATCTCGATGGCAAAAGCGTGTTCTTCTTTCCAGACAGCCAGATGGAAATCCCTCTGGCGCGCTTCCTGACCCGCGAATGCGGCATGGAGGCGATCGAGGTTGGCGCACCCTTTATTCACAAAGGTGTCGTTGGCCCTGATCTGGAGCTTCTGGCCGAGGGTCCAACCCTCGCCGAAGGCCAAGACGTTGACCTGCAACTGGAGCGCTGCCGCGCCGCACAACCGGATCTGACTGTGTGCGGTCTTGGCCTCGCCAATCCACTGGAGGCCGAAGGGCTGACCACCAAATGGGCCATCGAACTGGTCTTCACACCGGTGCATTTCTACGAACAGGCCGGTGATCTGGCCGGGCTCTTTTCGCGTCCCATCCACCGCCGAAATGCCTTGCGGTTGGAGGCGGCGGAATGA
- the bchB gene encoding ferredoxin:protochlorophyllide reductase (ATP-dependent) subunit B, with product MKLSVWTYEGPPHVGAMRVATAMKGLHYVLHAPQGDTYADLLFTMIERRNHRPPVTYTTFQARDLGSDTANLFKTACKEAYDRFQPQAMIVGASCTAELIQDDPGGMAELMGLPCPVVPLELPSYQRKENFGADETLFQIVRMLAKPTDRTTHITANLIGPTALGFRHRDDITEVTALLEEMGITVNVCAPFGSTPEDITRLGAAHFNVLMYPETGEAACRWMERELGQPYTKIVPIGVGATHDFVREVAEITGLAPKLDTFRLRLPWYSSSVDSTYLTGKRVFLFGDGTHVAAAARIARDEMGFEVVGMGCYNREMARNIRALAKEFNVEALITEDYLDVEARIEELAPEMILGTQMERHIGKRLGIPCAVISAPVHVQDFPARYSPQMGIEGANVIFDTWVHPLVMGLEEHLLHMFRDDFEFHDDAGASHHGHAAKARVETPEPTEVQTTPTDDNIIWLADAEKELKKIPFFVRGKARRNTEIFAAERGVNEISIDTLYEAKAHYAR from the coding sequence ATGAAGCTGTCGGTCTGGACATATGAAGGCCCGCCGCATGTCGGCGCGATGCGTGTCGCCACCGCGATGAAGGGCCTGCACTACGTCCTGCACGCGCCGCAAGGCGACACCTATGCCGATTTATTGTTCACCATGATCGAGCGGCGCAATCACCGTCCGCCCGTCACCTACACCACCTTTCAGGCCCGCGACCTGGGGTCGGACACGGCCAACCTGTTCAAAACCGCCTGCAAAGAGGCCTATGACCGGTTTCAGCCACAGGCAATGATTGTCGGCGCGTCCTGCACCGCCGAACTCATTCAGGACGATCCCGGCGGCATGGCCGAACTTATGGGTCTGCCCTGTCCCGTGGTTCCCCTCGAACTGCCCAGTTATCAGCGCAAAGAGAACTTCGGCGCGGACGAGACTTTGTTTCAGATCGTTCGCATGCTCGCCAAACCAACCGACCGCACCACGCACATCACGGCGAACCTCATTGGCCCCACAGCCCTTGGATTTCGCCATCGCGACGACATCACCGAAGTCACCGCCCTGCTAGAAGAGATGGGCATCACCGTGAATGTCTGCGCGCCTTTCGGGTCCACGCCAGAGGACATCACCCGCCTGGGTGCCGCTCATTTCAACGTCCTGATGTATCCTGAAACCGGCGAGGCGGCCTGTCGTTGGATGGAGCGCGAGCTGGGACAACCTTACACAAAAATCGTGCCAATCGGCGTTGGGGCCACACATGACTTCGTGAGAGAAGTTGCCGAAATCACTGGGCTGGCCCCCAAGCTAGACACGTTCCGCCTGCGCCTGCCCTGGTATTCATCCAGCGTGGACAGCACCTACCTCACCGGCAAACGTGTGTTCCTCTTCGGCGACGGAACCCATGTCGCCGCTGCGGCCCGCATTGCCCGTGATGAGATGGGCTTCGAGGTGGTGGGCATGGGCTGTTACAACCGCGAAATGGCGCGCAATATCCGCGCCTTGGCCAAAGAGTTTAACGTCGAGGCCTTGATCACTGAAGACTATCTCGACGTTGAGGCCCGCATCGAGGAACTGGCCCCGGAAATGATCCTCGGCACACAGATGGAACGCCATATCGGCAAGCGCCTCGGCATTCCCTGCGCAGTCATCTCGGCCCCTGTCCACGTACAGGATTTCCCGGCCCGCTACAGCCCGCAAATGGGCATCGAAGGCGCCAACGTGATCTTCGACACCTGGGTGCATCCGCTGGTCATGGGACTGGAAGAGCACCTGCTGCACATGTTCCGCGACGATTTCGAATTCCACGATGATGCGGGCGCCAGCCACCACGGTCATGCCGCTAAGGCGCGCGTTGAGACGCCCGAGCCGACCGAAGTGCAAACCACACCCACAGACGACAACATCATCTGGCTCGCTGACGCGGAAAAAGAGTTGAAGAAGATCCCCTTCTTCGTCCGCGGCAAAGCCCGCCGCAACACCGAGATTTTCGCCGCCGAGCGCGGTGTGAACGAGATTTCCATCGACACGCTTTACGAGGCCAAAGCCCATTATGCGCGATGA
- a CDS encoding magnesium chelatase subunit H encodes MRDDVSITRPYRVVILTLDSHANAPCAEAMHNLALDFPGLELCLHAAAEWGESPAALEAARADIARGDIIIANLLFLEDHINAVLPDLTVRREDCDAMVGVIADAKIVKLTRMGTLDMSAPESATRKLMKKLRGQTKQNVDSGAKKMKMLRRLPRILKLIPGKAQDLRAWFLVMQYWLGASNENVEGMLRFLISRYCRYDDWRGAKTALPVEYPDTALYHPDLPERITTDPSALPHITKGAATVGLLMMRSYVLSGDTAHYDAVIRALEARGLNVLPAFAGGLDARPAIDGFFKGPTGTKIDTLLSLTGFSLVGGPAYNDNDAAIKELTALDVPYVAAHPLEFQTLAQWAASPQGLGPIETTMLIALPELDGATCPTVFAGRHGEGGCDGCAHMCTHQGTDKAMAPCHERIETLTEKVDRLIRLRRRKLAEKKVAIVLFGFPPNAGAVGTAAYLSVFESLHNTMLQMKEDGYAIEVPDTVDALRASVLEGNAAQYGQEANVAAHVSADEIVAGTPPLYEIEEVWGPAPGKVQSDGRGVFVLGQHFGNVFVGVQPAFGYEGDPMRLLFERSFAPTHAFVQFYLWLRNRFEADAILHFGMHGALEFMPGRQAGMGPRDWPDRLIGEMPNIYLYAANNPSEASLAKRRSGAVTISHLTPPLATAGLYKGLAELKDSLTRWRATSPDAPERREIETLIREQAETVDMGGTPPEDLWLTLLETEDALIPEGLHVLGRPMSQEARTEYLSLLTDADAATRAKVDHQLQQSTEIPALMHALEGRFTPPVHGGDLIRSPDILPTGRNIHAFDPFRMPSEFACRAGAKQAQLLLETHQTLPRTVAIVLWGSDNIKSDGEQLAQALALMGAKPRFDSFGRLCGADLIPLEELGRPRIDVIMTLSGIFRDLLPLQTKLLAEAALKAAQADEPLEMNFIRSHALSYAEKIGCDLQTAALRVFSNAEGAYGSNVNMMVDSSAFDDEDELADAYVARKSFAYGVDGKAAANDTLLQTALSDVELAYQNLESVELGVTTVDHYFDTLGGISRAVKRARGGEEAAIYISDTTRGAGKVRTLADQVSLESRSRALNPKFHEALLQHGAEGVRQIESAFTNTMGWSATTGQVEPWVYQRLSETFILDDDMRQRLADLNPTASSRMANRLLEAHDRAYWQPDEDTLAALRDAADALEDHLEGVAAE; translated from the coding sequence ATGCGCGATGACGTCTCCATAACGCGGCCCTACCGCGTGGTGATCCTGACCCTGGACAGCCACGCCAACGCCCCCTGCGCCGAGGCCATGCACAATTTGGCTCTGGATTTTCCTGGCCTTGAGCTGTGCCTGCATGCCGCCGCGGAGTGGGGCGAGAGTCCGGCCGCGCTTGAGGCAGCACGCGCCGATATCGCCCGGGGCGACATCATCATCGCAAATCTTCTGTTCCTTGAGGATCACATCAACGCCGTCCTGCCAGACCTCACCGTCCGGCGCGAGGATTGCGATGCCATGGTGGGCGTGATTGCAGATGCCAAGATCGTAAAACTGACCCGCATGGGCACGCTCGACATGTCGGCCCCCGAAAGTGCCACGCGCAAGCTGATGAAAAAGCTCCGCGGCCAGACCAAGCAGAACGTGGATTCCGGCGCCAAGAAGATGAAGATGCTGCGCCGCCTGCCACGCATTCTCAAGCTGATCCCCGGCAAGGCCCAAGACCTGCGCGCGTGGTTTTTGGTCATGCAATACTGGCTCGGGGCGTCAAATGAAAATGTCGAGGGCATGCTGCGTTTTCTGATTTCGCGCTATTGCCGTTATGACGATTGGCGCGGGGCCAAGACCGCCTTGCCTGTAGAATACCCCGATACCGCACTTTATCACCCAGACCTGCCTGAACGGATCACAACTGACCCAAGTGCCCTGCCGCATATCACCAAGGGCGCGGCGACGGTCGGTCTTTTGATGATGCGGTCTTATGTGCTTTCTGGCGATACCGCGCATTATGACGCGGTGATCCGCGCGCTGGAGGCCCGCGGGCTGAATGTGCTGCCTGCCTTTGCCGGTGGGCTGGATGCGCGCCCTGCGATTGACGGGTTCTTCAAAGGGCCCACAGGCACCAAGATCGACACGCTCTTGTCTCTCACCGGCTTTTCGCTTGTGGGCGGGCCGGCCTATAACGACAACGACGCCGCAATCAAAGAACTGACCGCGCTTGATGTGCCCTACGTGGCCGCACATCCGCTGGAATTCCAGACCCTCGCCCAATGGGCCGCCTCACCTCAGGGGCTTGGCCCGATTGAGACCACCATGCTCATCGCTCTACCCGAGCTCGACGGCGCAACCTGCCCCACGGTCTTTGCTGGTCGTCATGGCGAAGGCGGCTGTGATGGCTGCGCCCATATGTGTACGCATCAGGGAACTGACAAGGCCATGGCCCCCTGCCATGAGCGCATTGAGACCCTGACCGAGAAAGTTGACCGCCTCATCCGCCTGCGCCGCCGCAAACTGGCGGAAAAGAAAGTGGCCATCGTCCTCTTCGGTTTCCCGCCCAACGCCGGGGCTGTGGGGACGGCTGCGTATCTGTCGGTCTTTGAAAGTCTGCACAACACGATGCTGCAGATGAAAGAAGACGGTTACGCCATCGAGGTGCCCGATACCGTGGACGCCTTGCGCGCCTCCGTGCTTGAGGGCAACGCCGCACAATATGGCCAAGAGGCCAATGTCGCAGCCCATGTGAGCGCCGATGAGATTGTCGCAGGCACGCCGCCTCTGTATGAGATCGAAGAGGTCTGGGGTCCTGCCCCCGGCAAGGTGCAATCCGACGGGCGCGGTGTCTTTGTGTTGGGCCAGCATTTTGGCAATGTCTTCGTCGGCGTGCAGCCCGCCTTTGGCTATGAGGGCGACCCGATGCGCCTTCTCTTTGAGCGCAGCTTTGCGCCCACCCACGCCTTTGTGCAGTTCTACCTCTGGCTCAGAAACCGCTTTGAGGCCGACGCCATCCTGCATTTCGGCATGCATGGCGCTTTGGAATTCATGCCGGGGCGTCAGGCCGGGATGGGACCACGCGACTGGCCGGATCGGCTTATTGGCGAGATGCCCAACATCTATCTCTATGCGGCCAACAACCCATCTGAGGCGAGCCTGGCCAAACGCCGTTCGGGTGCTGTCACAATCTCGCACCTGACCCCGCCATTGGCGACCGCTGGTCTCTACAAGGGATTGGCCGAACTCAAAGACAGCCTGACTCGCTGGCGTGCAACATCGCCCGATGCGCCCGAGCGGCGTGAGATCGAAACACTCATCCGCGAACAGGCCGAGACCGTTGATATGGGCGGCACACCGCCCGAAGATCTCTGGCTGACGCTTCTGGAAACCGAAGATGCGCTGATCCCTGAGGGACTGCATGTTCTGGGACGGCCCATGTCGCAAGAGGCGCGCACAGAATACCTGTCCCTGCTGACTGATGCCGATGCCGCGACCCGCGCAAAGGTCGATCACCAGCTTCAGCAAAGCACGGAAATCCCCGCTTTGATGCACGCGCTTGAGGGCCGATTCACCCCGCCGGTACATGGCGGCGATTTGATCCGCTCGCCTGACATCCTGCCAACGGGCCGCAACATCCACGCCTTTGACCCGTTCCGTATGCCAAGCGAATTTGCCTGCCGCGCAGGGGCCAAACAGGCGCAGCTCTTGCTTGAAACGCATCAGACCCTGCCCCGCACGGTGGCCATCGTGCTGTGGGGGTCGGACAACATCAAATCAGACGGCGAGCAACTGGCGCAGGCGCTGGCCCTGATGGGCGCGAAACCTCGCTTTGACAGCTTTGGCCGCCTCTGCGGTGCGGACCTTATCCCGCTCGAAGAGCTGGGCCGTCCGCGCATCGACGTGATCATGACGCTTTCGGGCATCTTCCGCGATCTGCTGCCCCTGCAGACCAAATTACTGGCCGAAGCCGCCCTTAAAGCAGCGCAAGCCGATGAGCCGCTGGAAATGAATTTCATCCGCTCCCATGCGCTGAGCTATGCCGAGAAAATCGGCTGTGACCTGCAGACCGCCGCACTGCGCGTCTTTTCCAACGCAGAAGGCGCCTATGGCTCAAACGTCAACATGATGGTCGACAGCTCTGCCTTTGACGATGAGGACGAGCTGGCCGATGCCTATGTGGCGCGCAAGAGCTTTGCCTATGGTGTCGACGGCAAGGCGGCGGCCAATGACACGCTGCTGCAAACCGCGCTGAGCGATGTGGAACTGGCCTATCAGAACCTGGAGTCAGTCGAGCTGGGCGTGACCACGGTGGATCATTACTTTGACACGCTGGGGGGCATTTCGCGCGCAGTGAAACGCGCCCGTGGCGGTGAAGAGGCGGCGATCTATATCTCCGACACCACGCGCGGCGCGGGCAAGGTGCGCACGCTGGCGGATCAGGTGTCCCTTGAATCCCGCTCCCGTGCGCTCAACCCCAAATTCCACGAGGCCCTGCTGCAACACGGTGCCGAAGGCGTGCGCCAGATTGAAAGCGCCTTCACCAACACCATGGGCTGGTCCGCCACCACCGGACAGGTCGAGCCGTGGGTCTACCAGCGCCTCTCCGAGACCTTTATCCTGGACGACGACATGCGCCAACGGCTGGCCGATCTCAACCCGACCGCCTCCTCGCGCATGGCCAACCGCCTGCTGGAGGCGCATGACCGCGCCTATTGGCAACCCGACGAAGACACCCTCGCCGCCCTCCGTGACGCAGCCGATGCGCTGGAAGATCACCTCGAAGGAGTGGCCGCAGAATGA
- the bchM gene encoding magnesium protoporphyrin IX methyltransferase — protein sequence MSYDRTLSDVETYFDKTATRTWERLTSDAPVSKIRETVRRGRDAMRAQMLSRLPNDLRGARILDAGCGAGQMTTELAQRGADIVAVDISPSLVGIAQSRLPEALRPRVSFHTGDMLREELGRFDHVMAMDSLIYYRDADIARSLATLMHRTTGRIVFTVAPRTPLLMAMWYAGKLFPRSDRSPTMIPHSPARLARAYADTGAPGRLTPLNRITSGFYISQALEVAA from the coding sequence ATGAGCTACGACCGCACGCTCTCTGACGTCGAAACCTATTTCGACAAGACAGCCACCCGCACTTGGGAACGGCTGACCAGTGATGCGCCGGTCTCAAAGATCCGCGAAACCGTACGTCGGGGCCGCGATGCCATGCGCGCGCAAATGCTGTCTCGCCTGCCCAATGACTTGCGCGGCGCTCGAATCCTCGACGCAGGCTGCGGTGCCGGTCAAATGACCACGGAACTGGCCCAGCGCGGCGCGGATATAGTCGCCGTGGATATCTCGCCCTCACTGGTGGGCATCGCGCAATCCCGCCTGCCAGAGGCTTTGCGCCCGCGCGTGTCCTTTCACACCGGCGACATGTTGCGCGAGGAACTTGGCCGGTTCGACCATGTCATGGCCATGGACAGCCTGATTTACTACCGCGACGCCGATATTGCCCGATCGCTCGCAACTCTGATGCACCGCACCACGGGACGCATTGTCTTTACTGTCGCCCCCCGCACGCCGCTTTTGATGGCCATGTGGTACGCGGGCAAGCTTTTCCCGCGCTCTGACCGCTCGCCCACCATGATCCCGCACAGCCCGGCGCGTCTGGCCCGGGCCTATGCCGACACCGGCGCACCGGGCAGGCTTACACCTCTGAACCGCATCACATCCGGCTTTTACATCTCGCAAGCGTTGGAGGTGGCTGCATGA